Proteins from one Panicum virgatum strain AP13 chromosome 7K, P.virgatum_v5, whole genome shotgun sequence genomic window:
- the LOC120639546 gene encoding zinc finger CCCH domain-containing protein 24-like produces MEDATTPPSQPELAGEKRKREEGSPDAAVQDAPSAPVASGEDASGGGRHPMWKTSLCSFFRRRGAGAEGCSHGDSCRYAHTEEELRPRPDGTWDPTSDRAKKLRKVAAEAQEEAEEEVTADEQSLDKCLLGLPRGWTADRLKTFLQDQGILYATAKKKKGMTVGFVTFESVEQLTRAVQFLKENPSGGKEIKISDANRRSHQKVRAEGHVANGTAIENGSSPATPAGETSAPEVVASSKKSARDAVTPLAHMPYNDQLEHKKHSMAQILKRLTRNARKACPPAIPLPNWIFKSKEIGGLPCKLEGILESPIVDGYRNKCEFSVGYSLEGKKTVGFMLGNFREGVTAVEEPVNCPNVSEISCKYAQMFQDFLQSSSLPLWSRVDNCGFWRQFTVREGRCPAEAVVLQQVESQISEVMLIVQVCSTDVDEALMKEEFDKLSAALIQGASTCSPPLPLTTIVVQDHKGISNAAPADCPLIPLLVPKGDQFEGGAEDKTRIHDHISNLKFSISPTAFFQVNTLAAERLYTLAGDWANLNSDTLLFDVCCGTGTIGLTLAHRVGMVVGIEMNESAVSDAHRNALINGIKNCRFVCGKAEDVIGSLLIEYLGSPQQHIAASESNYVINDTGKNEDTINCPESDGENMDSSTEKNDNGENEQPGDRSVDLPTCCGDEDIKGDSVDRVNKEADSSPDEHIEAAVEQNCGEASLINDEPTDATSADSLEHGKMCQDSSSIQNNNGLPASACQFKNVVAIVDPPRVGLHPTVIKALRTHPLIRRLVYISCNPDSLVANAIELCTPTSEKQEKNKGNRGWRSMSAAGLARQRTKSMPNSEPFIPKRVMAVDLFPHTSHCEMVMLFER; encoded by the exons atggaggacGCCACGACACCGCCGTCgcagcccgagctcgccggagagaaGCGCAAGAGGGAGGAAGGATCGCCGGATGCGGCTGTCCAAGACGCGCCATCTGCCCCCGTCGCCTCCGGTGAGGATgcgtccggcggcggccgccacccGATGTGGAAGACGAGCCTGTGCTCCttcttccgccgccgcggcgccggcgccgaaggGTGCAGCCACGGGGATTCCTGCCGCTACGCGCACACGGAGGAGGAGCTCCGCCCGAGGCCCGACGGCACCTGGGACCCCACCTCCGACCGCGCCAAGAAGCTCCGCAAGGTCGCCGCGGAGGcccaggaggaggccgaggaggaggtcACCGCGGATGAGCAGTCGCTCGACAAGTGCCTCCTCGGCCTTCCCAGGGGGTGGACGGCTGATAGGCTCAAGACCTTCCTCCAAGACCAG GGAATCTTGTATGCGacagcaaagaagaagaagggaatgACAGTTGGTTTCGTGACTTTTGAAAGTGTCGAGCAATTAACACGTGCTGTTCAG TTCCTCAAGGAGAACCCTTCTGGTGGAAAGGAAATAAAGATATCTGATGCTAATCGTAGGTCTCATCAGAAAGTCCGTGCTGAAGGGCATGTTGCTAATGGAACTGCAATAGAAAATGGTAGTAGTCCTGCTACTCCTGCTGGGGAAACATCTGCACCTGAAGTGGTTGCATCAAGTAAAAAAAGTGCCCGTGATGCTGTTACTCCCCTTGCCCATATGCCTTACAATGATCAGCTAGAACACAAAAAACATTCAATGGCACAAATACTGAAGAGACTT ACTCGCAATGCTAGGAAAGCTTGCCCACCTGCCATTCCCCTTCCTAATTGGATTTTTAAATCAAAGGAAATTG gtggtcttccttgcaagctCGAAGGCATTTTGGAGTCCCCAATTGTTGATGGATACCGTAACAAGTGCGAGTTCTCTGTAGGATATTCCTTGGAGGGCAAGAAGACAGTAGGCTTTATGCTTGGGAATTTCag GGAAGGTGTGACTGCTGTTGAGGAACCTGTAAACTGCCCAAACGTCTCAGAAATTTCCTGTAAATATGCTCAGATGTTCCAAGATTTTCTGCAGTCATCAAGCCTGCCTTTGTGGAGTCGAGTTGATAACTGTGGGTTTTGGCGCCAATTCACA GTTCGTGAGGGAAGGTGTCCAGCAGAAGCTGTTGTTTTACAGCAAGTGGAATCACAAATATCAGAAGTCATGCTTATTGTGCAG GTGTGTTCAACAGATGTTGATGAGGCTCTAATGAAAGAAGAGTTTGACAAGCTGTCTGCTGCCTTGATACAAGGCGCCTCAACGTGCTCACCTCCATTGCCACTAACAACTATTGTAGTGCAA GATCATAAAGGAATATCAAATGCTGCTCCTGCTGACTGTCCGCTGATCCCACTATTGGTGCCAAAGGGAGATCAGTTTGAAGGCGGAGCAGAAGATAAAACGAGAATCCATGATCACATCAGCAATTTAAAGTTCTCCATATCACCGACAGCTTTTTTCCAG GTTAATACTCTTGCTGCAGAAAGACTGTATACCCTTGCTGGTGATTGGGCCAATCTCAATTCAGACACATTACTTTTTGACGTATGTTGTGGAACTGGAACTATTGGTCTAACCTTAGCACATCGTGTTGGAATG GTTGTTGGGATTGAAATGAATGAATCAGCGGTTTCAGATGCTCACAGAAATGCTCTTATTAATGGTATAAAAAATTGCCGTTTTGTCTGTGGCAAG GCTGAAGATGTGATCGGGTCCCTTCTCATAGAATATCTTGGTTCACCACAGCAACACATCGCAGCTTCTGAAAGTAATTATGTAATCAATGATACAGGCAAAAATGAGGATACGATTAATTGCCCAGAGAGTGATGGTGAAAATATGGACAGTTCAACAGAGAAAAACGACAATGGTGAAAATGAGCAGCCTGGAGACAGATCAGTTGATCTTCCCACTTGTTGTGGTGATGAGGATATAAAGGGAGATTCAGTGGATAGGGTTAACAAAGAGGCTGATTCCAGTCCTGATGAGCACATTGAGGCTGCTGTTGAACaaaattgtggggaagcatcaTTGATCAATGATGAGCCCACTGATGCAACATCAGCTGATAGTTTGGAGCATGGCAAGATGTGCCAGGATAGTTCTTCGATTCAAAATAACAATGGGCTTCCTGCTAGTGCATGTCAGTTCAAAAATGTTGTTGCCATTGTGGACCCTCCACGTGTTGGCCTTCACCCTACT GTGATCAAGGCATTGAGGACCCATCCACTCATTCGACGTCTAGT GTACATTTCCTGCAATCCAGATAGCCTAGTCGCCAATGCAATCGAGCTGTGCACCCCAACATCTGAGAAACAAGAAAAGAACAAAGGCAACCGAGGATGGCGATCTATGAGCGCTGCTGGTCTCGCTAGGCAGCGGACGAAGTCCATGCCGAACTCTGAGCCTTTTATCCCCAAGAGAGTGATGGCGGTGGATCTGTTTCCTCACACCTCGCACTGTGAGATGGTTATGCTTTTCGAGAGGTGA